In one Silene latifolia isolate original U9 population chromosome 10, ASM4854445v1, whole genome shotgun sequence genomic region, the following are encoded:
- the LOC141607226 gene encoding uncharacterized protein LOC141607226 yields the protein MPGESDANKTAPFHPAFSVSNIKNHVPITLEIENVHYASWAELFLNAAQAYDVADHIVPPKNNVVNKDATWTCLDAIVKQWIYSTISVDLLHTILKPGATAQQAWERLQDIFNDNKSSRAVYLEQQFSSIQMDNYPNASAYCQALKMLADQLANVGAPVTEERLVLRLVAGLSSSYDNLGTVIQQRDPLPEFYKARSMLTLEEARQNKTAATAVPDTALLASQTDNTTRTSDNTSRNNQGNKHHKGGRGKNYKGKNYNGNNGGGNSGNSSRSDNNARGQTGGQQQSQGSRQFWTWVPL from the coding sequence ATGCCTGGCGAATCCGATGCTAACAAAACCGCGCCCTTTCATCCTGCTTTTTCTGTCTCCAATATCAAAAATCACGTCCCTATTACTCTCGAAATCGAAAATGTTCATTATGCCTCTTGGGCCGAACTGTTCTTGAATGCTGCTCAAGCCTACGATGTCGCTGATCACATCGTCCCTCCCAAAAACAATGTTGTCAATAAAGATGCAACGTGGACTTGTCTTGATGCGATTGTGAAACAATGGATTTACAGTACCATTTCCGTCGATCTGCTTCACACAATCCTCAAACCGGGTGCCACTGCACAACAAGCATGGGAAAGGCTGCAAGATATATTCAATGACAACAAGTCCTCGCGGGCCGTCTATCTCGAACAGCAGTTCTCGAGTATTCAAATGGACAACTACCCAAATGCATCGGCATACTGCCAAGCACTCAAGATGTTGGCCGACCAACTTGCCAACGTCGGAGCTCCTGTCACGGAGGAACGCCTTGTCCTCCGTCTCGTCGCTGGTCTCTCCTCGAGTTATGATAATTTGGGAACGGTGATTCAACAAAGGGATCCATTACCCGAATTTTATAAGGCTCGCTCCATGTTAACTCTTGAAGAGGCACGGCAAAACAAAACTGCTGCTACAGCCGTACCGGACACCGCCCTTCTCGCATCTCAAACTGATAACACCACCCGTACTTCCGATAATACCTCACGCAACAATCAGGGTAATAAGCATCACAAAGGTGGCAGAGGTAAGAATTATAAAGGCAAAAATTACAATGGAAACAATGGGGGTGGAAATTCTGGTAATTCGTCTCGATCCGACAATAATGCGCGGGGTCAAACCGGTGGTCAACAGCAGTCACAAGGCAGCCGCCAGTTCTGGACGTGGGTCCCGCTTTAA